From the genome of Bordetella sp. H567, one region includes:
- a CDS encoding LysR substrate-binding domain-containing protein, translating into MKGSRLSLTSLRIFLAAARYLNFSRAAEQLHLTQSAVSKHIQALETRLGVSLFRRTATGLRLTHAGALYLERVSAAVRLLDEADAVVARPDARVALNIAVSPSFAQFCLIPGLREFFDAHPEIRINLRPRLLEGRDKAERFDAEIQLHTGHRSGMSTQYLCGREMALVGAPSLFARNPVHDMDDLAGVPLLKRAQRGYGWDEWKAHMAPSWPGPAATAPEYEGFSVLMPAVLNGLGVAIAPLCMVADALQSGQLRRPFGESVEGRYAYYLMRPRPDVGGPYLDAWCEWIAARAVGLNETVAALA; encoded by the coding sequence GTGAAAGGTTCCCGTCTGTCGCTGACGTCCCTGCGGATTTTCCTGGCCGCGGCGCGCTATCTGAACTTCAGCCGCGCGGCGGAACAGCTGCACCTGACCCAGAGCGCCGTCAGCAAGCATATCCAGGCCCTGGAAACGCGCCTGGGCGTCAGTCTGTTCAGGCGCACCGCCACCGGCTTGCGCCTGACGCATGCCGGCGCGCTGTACCTGGAACGCGTCAGCGCCGCCGTGCGCCTGCTGGACGAGGCCGATGCCGTGGTCGCCCGTCCCGACGCCCGGGTGGCGCTGAACATCGCGGTGTCCCCATCCTTCGCCCAGTTCTGCCTGATCCCCGGCCTGCGCGAATTCTTCGATGCGCACCCGGAAATCCGCATCAATCTGCGGCCGCGCCTGCTGGAAGGGCGCGACAAGGCCGAACGTTTCGACGCGGAAATCCAGTTGCACACCGGACACCGCAGCGGCATGAGCACCCAATACCTGTGCGGGCGCGAAATGGCGCTGGTCGGCGCGCCGTCCCTGTTCGCCCGCAACCCGGTGCACGACATGGATGACCTTGCCGGGGTGCCGCTGCTGAAGCGGGCCCAGCGCGGCTACGGGTGGGATGAATGGAAGGCGCACATGGCCCCCTCCTGGCCCGGCCCGGCCGCCACCGCGCCCGAATACGAAGGCTTTTCCGTGCTGATGCCGGCCGTGCTGAACGGCCTGGGCGTGGCCATCGCCCCGCTGTGCATGGTGGCGGACGCCTTGCAATCCGGCCAGCTGCGGCGCCCCTTCGGCGAATCGGTCGAAGGCCGGTACGCGTATTACCTGATGCGCCCGCGCCCCGACGTCGGCGGGCCCTATCTCGATGCCTGGTGCGAGTGGATCGCGGCCCGGGCCGTCGGCTTGAACGAAACCGTAGCCGCCCTGGCCTGA
- a CDS encoding Bug family tripartite tricarboxylate transporter substrate binding protein, translating into MKYWNSLFATVALAAAVAAPALAAYPEQPIKVVVPYTAGGSSDVIARAISDELSTALGQSVIVENRAGAGSMIGTSYVANEKPDGYTLLLADVPFTIVPALYGDRIKYNAQTGFAPISLLGLSPMYLFVNPAFPAKTVKELIEAARAKPGTISIGSGGNGSLTHLMAALLMLNANIKLVHIPYKGASASVNDLAGGQIDASFTTMPTATALFQGGKIRPIAVSAPQRQKEAPDVPTFDEAGVPNMGVQSWWGLVAPAGTPPAVQEKLSAAMAKVMQSPKVQSRLNSVGVNLPPDTSAAALKTLLTADFARWQDVVKRANITFE; encoded by the coding sequence ATGAAATATTGGAATTCCCTCTTCGCGACTGTCGCCCTGGCGGCGGCCGTCGCGGCGCCGGCCTTGGCCGCCTATCCCGAGCAGCCCATCAAAGTGGTCGTTCCCTATACGGCCGGGGGCAGCTCCGACGTCATCGCCCGCGCGATCAGCGACGAACTGAGCACGGCGCTGGGGCAATCCGTCATTGTCGAGAACCGCGCCGGTGCCGGCTCCATGATCGGCACCTCCTACGTCGCCAACGAAAAGCCGGACGGCTACACGCTGCTGCTGGCCGACGTGCCGTTCACCATCGTGCCGGCACTGTATGGCGACCGCATCAAATACAACGCGCAGACGGGCTTCGCGCCGATATCCCTGCTGGGCCTGTCGCCCATGTACCTGTTCGTCAATCCCGCCTTCCCCGCCAAGACCGTCAAGGAGCTCATCGAGGCGGCGCGCGCCAAGCCGGGCACGATCTCCATCGGCTCGGGCGGCAACGGATCGCTCACGCACCTGATGGCGGCGCTGCTCATGCTCAACGCCAATATCAAGCTGGTACATATTCCCTACAAGGGTGCGTCGGCCTCCGTGAACGACCTCGCGGGCGGACAGATCGATGCCAGCTTCACCACCATGCCGACGGCGACCGCGCTTTTCCAGGGCGGCAAGATCCGTCCGATCGCCGTGTCGGCGCCGCAGCGGCAGAAGGAAGCCCCCGACGTGCCCACCTTCGACGAGGCCGGCGTTCCCAACATGGGCGTGCAAAGCTGGTGGGGCCTGGTCGCGCCCGCCGGCACCCCGCCAGCGGTGCAGGAGAAGCTCAGCGCCGCCATGGCGAAGGTCATGCAGTCGCCCAAGGTCCAGTCGCGCCTGAACAGCGTCGGGGTCAACCTGCCGCCCGATACCAGCGCCGCGGCCCTGAAGACGCTGCTGACCGCCGATTTCGCGCGGTGGCAGGATGTGGTCAAGCGCGCCAACATCACGTTCGAATAA
- a CDS encoding M28 family peptidase, with amino-acid sequence MNAWLDDAAADAALMNDFHAICAFGGRLSGSGQDTAAIAWALSRMRQIGGEAQRVQVPYDGWQAGPANLALAGHDQPLACRALLRSASTPPGGLEGELLDLGEGRTEDFERAGDAVRGKIVLVRHEYPFSPRHIHRRRKYDLAVERGATAFLIANPVPGGGLLSGSSGRPRGGAGIPAAYVDHATGMALARAAARGSARAHLRIEGREDESAMADLAILDIPGGTDSRIVISAHMDGHDLGTSALDNATGVAVALAAARALAPRLSAHTHGLRVCLFTAEEWALAGSRRYLADMDPVQRQSLKLNINLDTVGGDTRLTALISDFPALAGFVADAGVDAGVPVSTYLPLMPNSDHANFAAHGIPALRLVAGFDRPESAVNNILSPGDTQAVVQESELRTALRATCAMAWRGLTATQETLDALARR; translated from the coding sequence ATGAACGCATGGCTGGACGACGCCGCGGCGGATGCCGCGCTGATGAATGATTTCCACGCAATCTGCGCTTTCGGCGGTCGCCTGTCCGGCAGCGGCCAGGATACCGCCGCGATCGCCTGGGCGCTGAGCCGCATGCGCCAGATCGGCGGCGAGGCCCAACGCGTGCAAGTGCCGTATGACGGCTGGCAGGCCGGCCCGGCGAACCTGGCGCTGGCCGGCCACGACCAGCCGCTGGCATGCCGTGCGCTGCTGCGATCCGCCTCGACGCCGCCAGGCGGCCTGGAAGGCGAACTGCTGGATCTGGGGGAAGGCCGCACCGAGGATTTCGAGCGCGCGGGCGACGCCGTGCGCGGCAAAATCGTGCTGGTGCGGCATGAATACCCCTTCTCGCCACGCCACATCCATCGCCGCCGGAAATACGACCTGGCGGTCGAGCGCGGCGCCACGGCCTTCCTGATCGCCAACCCAGTGCCCGGTGGCGGCCTGCTTTCCGGTTCCTCCGGGCGGCCGCGCGGCGGCGCCGGCATCCCGGCCGCCTACGTCGACCACGCCACGGGCATGGCCCTGGCCCGTGCCGCGGCCCGCGGTTCGGCGCGCGCCCATCTGCGCATCGAAGGCCGGGAAGACGAAAGCGCGATGGCCGACCTTGCCATCCTGGACATTCCGGGCGGCACGGACAGCCGTATCGTCATCAGCGCGCACATGGACGGCCACGACCTGGGGACGAGCGCCCTGGACAATGCCACCGGTGTCGCGGTGGCGCTGGCCGCCGCCCGTGCGCTGGCGCCGCGCTTATCCGCCCACACCCATGGGCTGCGCGTATGCCTGTTCACGGCGGAAGAATGGGCGTTGGCCGGTTCGCGGCGCTATCTCGCCGATATGGACCCGGTCCAGCGGCAGTCGCTGAAGCTCAACATCAACCTGGACACCGTCGGCGGCGATACGCGGCTGACGGCCCTGATCAGCGATTTCCCCGCATTGGCGGGCTTCGTTGCCGATGCCGGCGTGGATGCCGGCGTACCGGTATCGACCTACCTGCCCTTGATGCCGAATTCGGATCACGCCAATTTCGCCGCGCACGGCATTCCCGCATTGCGGCTGGTGGCCGGATTCGATCGGCCCGAATCGGCGGTCAACAACATCCTGTCGCCGGGGGATACCCAGGCGGTCGTGCAGGAAAGCGAACTGCGCACCGCCCTGCGGGCGACCTGCGCGATGGCCTGGCGCGGGCTTACCGCCACGCAAGAGACGCTGGATGCGCTGGCGCGCCGTTGA
- a CDS encoding BPSL1445 family SYLF domain-containing lipoprotein, which produces MNRRNFVTLPAALMLATALAACSTTGPKSSASPSTKRQEINSGVDATLNRLYSTVKGSREMANNAKGILVFPSVLQAGFVVGAQYGEGALRVGNANDGYYSMTSGSIGWQAGAQSRAIIIMFMTQDELNKFRNSKGWSAGADASVAVAKIGANGAVDTNTAKQAVVAFFLTNAGLMADLSIQGTKVTKLDL; this is translated from the coding sequence ATGAACCGTCGAAATTTCGTGACTTTGCCGGCCGCCCTGATGCTGGCCACGGCGCTGGCCGCTTGCAGCACTACCGGCCCCAAATCGTCGGCCTCGCCGAGCACCAAGCGCCAGGAAATCAACAGCGGCGTCGATGCGACATTGAACCGCCTCTACTCTACGGTGAAGGGGTCCCGCGAAATGGCCAACAACGCCAAGGGGATCCTGGTCTTCCCGAGCGTGCTGCAAGCCGGCTTCGTAGTGGGCGCGCAATACGGCGAAGGCGCCCTGCGCGTGGGCAATGCGAACGACGGCTACTACAGCATGACGTCCGGGTCGATCGGCTGGCAGGCCGGCGCCCAATCGCGCGCGATCATCATCATGTTCATGACGCAGGATGAATTGAACAAATTCCGCAACAGCAAGGGTTGGAGCGCGGGCGCGGATGCATCCGTGGCCGTGGCGAAGATCGGCGCGAATGGCGCGGTGGACACCAATACCGCCAAGCAGGCGGTCGTGGCGTTCTTCCTGACCAACGCCGGCCTGATGGCGGATCTGTCGATCCAGGGCACGAAGGTCACGAAGCTGGACCTGTAA
- a CDS encoding glycogen/starch/alpha-glucan phosphorylase — MEHDRSSLSRESLKRAFLDHLLYTQGKSLDIASKNDLYQSLAHTVRDRLVPSWFDTAATYQKRNPRTVAYLSAEFLMGPYLGHNLLSLGISHEIRLAMSELGLDLDELLRQEEEPGLGNGGLGRLAACFIESLATLEVPAIGYGIRYEYGIFYQTIMDGWQVENTDAWLRYGNPWEIQHAEWAVQVKLGGHTEQYTDDNGRFRVRWVPEKTVAGVPFDTPIPGYRVGTTNTLRLWRAEATEAFDFHVFNRGDYMGAVSKKVTSENLSKVLYPNDESRQGKELRLEQQYFFVSCSLQDMLRLQRQRGQSVTSFHKSFAIQLNDTHPAIGVAELMRLLVDEHLVPWERAWDITRQTFAYTNHTLLPEALERWPLDLFRRVLPRHLEIIYEINARFLNEARIHFFGDETRIARLSLIDETGERYVRMAHLACVGSHAINGVANLHSELLKRDLLKDFYAMWPEKFDSMTNGVTPRRWVALSNPRLTKLISRCIGDDWIKDWSRVSDIEPYADDAAFGSEWRAIKRANKVDLASVILRKTGIRVDPDSMFDVQVKRIHEYKRQHLSALHIAALYHRIKSQRNLDIAPRTFIFGGKAAPGYARAKLMIKLITAIGDVINNDPDVHDRLKVVFLPNYSVTLGQWVYPAAELSEQISLAGKEASGTGNMKFAMNGALTIGTMDGANIEIRDEVGEDQFFLFGLTAEEVYALRREGYRPQNYLARDPELGSVLDLIQSGFFSRGDSTLFAPLLEDLLHHDPYMLLADYSSYAACQTRVDEAYRDTQAWTRMSILNTARTGKFSSDRAIREYCERIWKAHPVPVEKLYAR; from the coding sequence CTGGAACATGACCGGTCGTCGCTCTCCCGCGAATCCCTGAAACGGGCTTTTCTGGACCACCTTCTATATACCCAGGGCAAATCACTGGATATTGCCTCCAAGAACGACCTATACCAGTCGCTCGCGCATACCGTGCGTGATCGTCTCGTGCCGTCATGGTTCGATACCGCCGCTACCTATCAGAAACGTAATCCCCGTACAGTGGCGTATCTGTCGGCGGAGTTCCTGATGGGCCCTTATCTGGGCCATAACTTGCTCAGTTTGGGCATCTCGCACGAAATCCGGCTGGCCATGAGCGAGCTGGGGCTGGACCTGGACGAACTGTTGCGCCAGGAGGAAGAACCGGGCCTGGGCAACGGCGGCCTGGGACGACTGGCGGCCTGCTTCATCGAATCGCTTGCCACGCTGGAAGTTCCCGCCATCGGCTACGGGATCCGCTATGAATACGGGATCTTCTACCAGACCATCATGGATGGCTGGCAAGTCGAGAATACCGATGCCTGGCTGCGCTACGGCAACCCGTGGGAAATCCAGCACGCGGAGTGGGCCGTCCAGGTCAAACTGGGCGGACACACCGAGCAATACACGGACGACAACGGGCGCTTTCGGGTGCGCTGGGTGCCCGAGAAAACGGTTGCCGGCGTGCCGTTCGATACCCCTATCCCGGGCTACCGGGTCGGCACGACCAATACGCTGCGGCTATGGCGCGCGGAAGCGACCGAGGCCTTTGACTTCCACGTCTTCAACCGCGGCGACTACATGGGCGCGGTCAGCAAGAAGGTCACCTCGGAAAACCTGAGCAAGGTGCTGTATCCCAATGACGAAAGCCGCCAGGGCAAGGAATTGCGGCTGGAGCAACAGTACTTTTTCGTCTCGTGCTCGTTGCAGGACATGTTGCGCCTGCAACGGCAGCGCGGCCAATCGGTGACGTCGTTCCACAAGTCGTTCGCCATCCAGTTGAACGATACGCACCCGGCCATCGGCGTGGCCGAACTGATGCGGCTGCTGGTGGACGAACATCTCGTTCCCTGGGAGCGCGCGTGGGACATCACGCGCCAGACCTTCGCCTATACCAATCACACCCTGCTGCCGGAAGCGCTGGAGCGCTGGCCCCTGGATTTGTTCCGCCGGGTCTTGCCGCGCCATCTTGAGATCATCTACGAAATCAACGCGCGCTTCCTGAACGAGGCGCGCATACACTTCTTCGGCGACGAGACCCGCATCGCGCGGTTGTCCCTGATCGATGAAACCGGAGAACGCTATGTCCGCATGGCGCATCTGGCCTGCGTGGGCAGCCACGCCATCAATGGGGTGGCCAACCTGCATTCCGAGCTGCTGAAACGAGACCTGCTGAAGGACTTCTACGCCATGTGGCCGGAGAAATTCGACAGCATGACCAATGGTGTCACGCCGCGGCGGTGGGTGGCCCTGAGCAATCCCCGCCTGACCAAGCTGATCAGCCGCTGCATCGGCGACGACTGGATCAAGGACTGGTCGCGGGTGTCGGACATCGAGCCGTACGCGGACGATGCCGCCTTCGGCAGCGAGTGGCGCGCCATCAAGCGCGCCAACAAGGTCGACCTGGCGTCGGTGATCCTGCGCAAGACGGGCATACGCGTGGACCCCGATTCCATGTTCGACGTGCAGGTCAAGCGGATACACGAATATAAGCGGCAGCACCTGTCCGCCCTACACATCGCCGCCCTGTATCACCGGATCAAATCGCAACGCAATCTGGACATCGCGCCGCGCACCTTCATCTTCGGCGGCAAGGCGGCACCGGGCTATGCCCGCGCCAAGCTCATGATCAAGCTGATCACCGCGATCGGCGACGTCATCAACAACGATCCGGACGTACACGACCGCCTGAAGGTGGTGTTCCTGCCGAACTACAGCGTCACGCTCGGGCAGTGGGTATATCCCGCCGCCGAATTGTCGGAGCAGATTTCCCTGGCCGGCAAGGAAGCGTCCGGCACCGGCAATATGAAGTTCGCGATGAACGGCGCCTTGACCATAGGCACCATGGACGGCGCCAATATCGAAATCCGCGACGAAGTGGGCGAAGACCAGTTCTTTTTGTTCGGACTCACCGCCGAAGAGGTGTACGCGCTGCGGCGGGAAGGCTACCGGCCGCAGAACTACCTGGCCCGCGATCCGGAACTGGGATCTGTTCTCGATCTCATTCAATCCGGATTTTTTTCCCGCGGCGACAGTACCCTGTTCGCCCCCCTGCTCGAGGACCTGCTGCACCATGACCCCTACATGCTGCTGGCGGACTACAGTTCCTACGCCGCCTGCCAGACGCGGGTGGACGAAGCCTATCGGGATACTCAGGCGTGGACCCGGATGTCGATATTGAACACGGCGCGCACAGGAAAGTTTTCCTCTGACCGCGCGATCCGCGAGTATTGTGAGCGTATCTGGAAGGCGCATCCCGTCCCGGTCGAGAAGCTGTACGCGCGTTGA